Proteins encoded together in one Chelonoidis abingdonii isolate Lonesome George chromosome 1, CheloAbing_2.0, whole genome shotgun sequence window:
- the LOC116839627 gene encoding olfactory receptor 51I1-like, with protein sequence MVNFNSTSFHPATFQLTGFPGLEAVRHWISIPFCVVYITAIVGNCTVLCIIWADRRLHQPMYLLLCMLSVNDVGMSLSTLPTVLSIFCFEVTDVAFDACLAQMFFIHSFSFTESGILLAMSFDRFVAICDPLRYAAILTNPRIVRIGLALVIRSTSMLLPFPFLIKRLPICKGNVLSHAYCLHPDIMRLACANTTVNNIYGLFTILITYCLDSVFIILSYVKILRTVFNTASHEQHLTALNTCVSHICAILLFYIPIIAVSVMHRFGGNAPRLVQILMSYAYLFIPPVLNPIVYSMKTKEIRKGISRMFSRDLT encoded by the coding sequence ATGGTGAATTTCAATAGCACCAGCTTCCATCCTGCCACATTCCAACTGACCGGGTTCCCAGGCCTGGAAGCTGTTCGCCACTGGATCTCGATCCCTTTCTGTGTGGTCTACATCACTGCCATTGTAGGGAATTGCACTGTTCTCTGCATTATCTGGGCAGACCGGCGTCTCCACCAGCCCATGTATTTGTTGCTTTGCATGTTGTCAGTCAACGATGTTGGTATGTCTCTGTCGACCCTGCCCACGGTGCTCAGCATCTTCTGCTTCGAAGTTACAGACGTCGCGTTCGATGCCTGCCTGGCCCAGATGTTTTTCATTCACTCCTTTTCCTTCACGGAGTCGGGGATTTTACTGGCCATGTCGTTCGATCGCTTTGTTGCCATCTGTGACCCGCTGCGCTATGCAGCCATCTTGACCAACCCCAGGATTGTGAGGATCGGGCTGGCCCTTGTGATTAGAAGTACCAGCatgctcctccctttcccctttcTGATTAAACGGCTGCCAATCTGCAAAGGCAATGTCCTCTCCCACGCCTACTGCTTGCACCCAGACATCATGAGACTGGCGTGTGCGAACACAACAGTCAATAACATCTACGGATTATTTACCATTCTCATCACTTACTGCTTAGACTCAGTGTTCATCATCCTATCTTATGTTAAGATTCTAAGGACTGTTTTTAATACTGCATCCCATGAACAGCACCTCACGGCCCTAAACACCTGCGTCTCGCACATCTGTGCCATCTTACTCTTTTATATCCCAATAATTGCAGTCTCTGTTATGCACAGGTTTGGAGGAAATGCCCCTCGTCTTGTGCAAATTCTTATGTCCTATGCCTATCTCTTTATCCCTCCTGTGTTAAACCCAATTGTTTACAGCATGAAGACAAAGGAGATTCGCAAGGGGATCTCCCGAATGTTCTCCAGAGATTTAACGTGA